The DNA sequence ACTCTAATTAAGTTAACGATTACAGGTTGTTTTCTTATGATTGTAATTCCTGCGGTTGCAACTGAAAGAGCCAGTCTTGAGTTTGTGTTTACAAACTTCAATACTGAGAATCAGGACGGTATCAACAATTATTTCTACATTTTTGTCCTCGGACTTCTTATGAGCCAGTATACATTGACAGGTTATGATGCTTCCGCCTATATGGTGAGTTCCGCTTCAAAGCGATTCTCTtgaatttttatcttattttgtaTTTAACGAAATATTTTTACAGTCGGAGGAGACTAAAGACGCAGATAAGAACGGGCCACAAGGTATTGTAAGTGCAATCGGCATAGCAGTTATTGCAGGATGGGCTTATGTACTTGGTATAACCTTTGCAGTCAGAGATATTCCGAATCTTTTGAGCGAAAACAACGATTCGGGTGGTCATGCCATTGCTCAAATCTATTATGAGGCATTTATGAGTAGATATGGCAGTGGTGTTGGTGCTGTAATTTGCTTAGGTATTGCTGGTCTTGCTGTATTCTTTGCTGGTATGAGCTCACTAACTAGCAACTCAAGGTAAATATGCTTTGGTCAGTCATCATTCTCCTTGTTTAACTCAAATTCTGTACTAGAGTTCAGAGGCACAgctagaatttgaagtttatgagttTTGAACTTGCAACCGAATACATAGCTCGTCTTAGTTACTAGGCTCGCAATTAAGTATTTATACGTACTAAATGagttttttttaatacaaatacagggTTATATAAGCAAAAATTGTTGGGTTCGTCTGAACCCATAGCTAACATTCTCCGACTCTCCCTCCGCCCCTGCCTAGAGCCAATGAGGTTTTACACTCGCGTCTTTTTTTCGCAGGATTGCTTATGCATTCTCAAGAGATGGAGCAATGCCATTTTCATCGCAGTTGCAGAAAGTGAACAAACAGGACGTTCCTATAAATGCAGTTTGGATGTCAGCCCTTGTAGCATTTTGCATGGCATTAACGGTATGTACATATATTATTTTTGATTCATATAGGTTTTTCTTGAAGGGgaagccttggcgtaactggtaaagttgctgctaTGTGATCAGGAAGTCACTGGTTCAAACCGTGAaaatagcctcttgcagaaatgcagggtaaggctgcgtactaCAAATCTttgtggtccgacccttcccCAGATCCCGCATATAGCGGGAGCTTAATGCACCAGATTGCCTTTTTGTATATAGGTTTTTCTTATTCACTCCCTTGctaatagatttttttttttgtgtgtgtgtctTTGTGTTCAAATTGAAGTCACTTGGAAGTTTGGTAGCATTTCAAGCAATGACATCAATAGCAACAATTGGGCTTTATGTTGCTTATGCTATACCTATCTTGTTAAGGTTAACTCTAGGTCGAAAAACCTTCACTCGAGGGCGTTTTAACTTGGGAAGATATGGGACTATTGTAGGTTGGATATCTGTATTGTGGGTTGCACTCATCTCTGTACTCTTCTCTTTGCCTGTTTCCTATCCTATTACAGATCAAACTCTTAATTACACTCCTGTTGCAGTTGGGGGCGTTCTCATTCTAGTCGTTTTGACGTGGATATTCAGTGGTAGACATTGGTTTAAAGGTCCTATTAAGAATATTGACGATAGTTCTAAGGAAGAAGCATAAGTGCACGAATTTTTTGTATTAAAATACTGTTGAAGTGTATAATTGTGTTTACTTTCGACATTGTCCCTTGTCTTTCCTTTTTATTGTGATGATTTTTGTTATAATTATttgtttttctagactaagttcCTCTAATATACTTAACATATCTTCCGTGTTTTGTTGACGTGAGATTCGCCTAAGGTGTCACATACACCCCTTTGGGACTCAGCGTTTGCCCCACCACCTTTCAAGGTTGCACGCGGAGTGACTCTGATACCATATGTAACAACCTAGcccactagtgatattgtccgctttgaggtccaaagcggacaatatcactagtggATTGGACTGTTACAATAACATAAACAGAAGAAATTGTCTAAATAGTCTTATGATTAAAAAACATAATGGAACATACTCGCACAAATGTTACAAGTTCAGAAAACAGAAGATAAAGATTGTTTGAGTTCTAAATAATCCAATCACAATTGATCAATGAAAAACTACCAAACATCTTCTCCCTTTACTCCAGAAATGCAATTTGTCCATATCAAGGATTCTGACTCCTGCTGTTCAATAATCTACAGTTATACAAAATGACAGGGAAAAAACAATAAGCTAAGGATTTATTGCTTTTTGTTATATATAAACTGACCTTGTGAGGACATTATCTTGAGTTGAGCTGCTACTAAGAGGAGCTTTCTCTAACCAACTGTAGTAACTGTCAATCTGATTTTCTATCATTTCGCCATTGAGATTTTCAGGTGAAACTAAATAATCGTTCCAGTCATTCAACTCTGACAAGACATAATTGTTTGGAATTGGTGAAACTAAAGAAGGAAGTTCAGGTGGTTGAGGTAAGTATGTTTCTTGAAGTGGTTCGTTGAAGTTCACCGCGAACTCATTTGAATTCAGTATATTGAAATGATGTCCGTTGTCTGGATAGTGATTAAACATATTGGTTCTAGAATGGAACAATGTTGATGTGTTCAAAGGGAAAGACAAACTCTGGGACACAGAATTAAAGTGCCCAATTCTACTTAACTCCTCATTAACTCCATATTGAGAATGAATTATTGGAACCAGAGGGGGTGGTGTTCGCGACATGATTTTAGATTGGTTAACTATAGAAGATGTAGCTGGTTGAACATGTGGAGCTTGTTGTTTTTGGACTCTGTATTTCTGCAGAGGAccaaaaacataaagaaataaggaaaacGTCGACTATTAATGTCACAACTAGAATACTCATCTACCAATTTCAAGACATGAACTAAAAGTCGACTTTTTCTAATAGTTTGCTATGAGAAAGTTGAAAGAAACATTTATTGTGTTCTCCTAAACTTCTCTTCAATTTTGACCGTTTCAGATATGTTCGATATTGAAGAATTATGGTGGTCCGTGTAGCATACAAGacactttttttaaaaataaatcgaACAGTTCAATAACAGTTATTAAGAAAACATGCAGAGAAGTAATGAAAAAATTCAAAGCAAATTCAGATACCTGCAGATGGTTCGCGATCTGTTTCTGAGTCAAATTTGGAACATCCATCATCTCCTTAATAAGTTTAGGACGGGCTAAATCGACAGGGTAAGACAAAATATGAGGATTCAAATAGTAAAAAAAAGAGTACATTTAGAAAAAAATGCTTTGCTAAAGATTACCTCATTTTCTACTGTCTTTCACCAATTCTTGCTTTTTTTCCTGGTTTATGCTATGATAACAACTAAGTTTTTATAAACATACCTTTTTGTCCTAACTTGCGAACGGCCTTcttgaatttcttttcaagatcaGGTGTCCAATGCAGGCGTCGTCTTTTCTCCATAGCTTTTTCCGAAACCAAAGAACGATCCTCTTCTTCTGAATCACCATTTTTAACTTGTGTCTCCTCATCAGTAATTCTCTTTCCCTTAGACCCTTCTGCTGAATTCACTATGCTTTTTCCCTTTGTGTCTTGCATTTTCTTATTAGCAAAAGATGTATAGTCCATTACTTCAACTTGATTATTAGCCTTAttgttttctaatttttgacttGCTTTCTTTTGGTGCCTATACACATGTTGCCATatattcttgagtttctttgctgAAATTGGTTTCATAAAAAAGAAACATACCCCTTGTGCCACTGCTTGTTCCACCATTTCCCTCTTCACATTTGATGACATTACtaaaaaaagatgaaaaattaGAACCAAATTCCAGATAAGgtatccaaaattaaatattttgaCACTTTTCAATAGTCCTATATTAATTGAGAATTTGATCTTACAAATAATAGGTATGTCTTTGATGAGTTGAGTGCAGTTGATGAACTCAAAGCATTCCATTTCTGGCATTTTGACATCCACCATGACAAGGTCAAATTGATCGATCCGTTCACGGAGAATGGACAGAGCTACAGTTGCTTTTTCAATAGTTGTTACTGTAAACAAAAATCAAACTCAGAAAAATTTGCAGGAAGTTATACATGTAGGTATAACATCTTCACGATAAAACCTTCCTTTTTCTTTATGTAAACATCGGGTGCGAGTACATTTTTACCTGTGTAATTATACTATGTTTTACTGTTATCGCATTAAAGTGACAAGCTCAAGTCAATATTTAATTGCTTAATCATTAATTCTTTATGAATTTTGTCCGTTTAATTATAGGGGAAGGGGATGACAAGGTGGGAAATCAGAGTCTCGCCAATAAGCTAAAAGTTGAAGTAGTCAACCGACTGAAGTATTAAGATTATTTTCAAGATTAGTTTAACTTGAAACGTGACCAGTATAATACTAGCCTACAAGGATACCACAAAGGAGAGGGATTTATGCGACCAAGTTCGATAAATCACCTGATTTATTTTAAGTACTCTTGTTTGAGACATAAAAGATTTTGGATTTTTAATAATGTTATATTTACTTTAATGCCAGGAATTTTGCTTCAAGGGTGTCTAAGATTTAATAGATATGATATAAAGTTACtttttaacttatatacactatAATGTTCCGGCAAAGGGTGTCCAATTGACCATCATTTGACACGGTAACTCTATACTGCCATGTGAATTTGTTTTCGAAGGTGACAATGAGGCTCGAACCAAAAATCTCTATTTCCTTTAATACCATGATGTTACACTTCTGAGAAATTCACTTCATTTACTATAATCACAGTTATGACCAAGAAaatccaaaagaaaaaagaatgcaGATATGGAGTAGAAATTAAAGACAAGAATGTACCTTTGAAAGAATGTTCTTCAAGTGCTGATGCTAAATTTAACAAAGAAGTTGTATCATTATCAACCAAGAGAATTCTTAGGCCACAAAAAGGTGCTGGAACATCTGTTTTCTCACAACTCAAACTCTCAAAATCCATCTCTTAGCATATGAAGATTTTGAGGGGGGgaaaattagattttgagttttgcactttctttgtttttttttttttcctttctaccACCTTATACTACACAAATGATAAAATCTAGCTAAGTTACATAGAGAAGGGAATGAAAGTAATGTGCATTTTTTTCCTTCTTAATATGGACTTTATATACTTGTTATTTTTGtgcacttttttttttcttcaaatactCTTTTTCCTATTTGCACTCTTAATGAATAAATTTGCTAATTAAGGCCCTTTTTGCGCGCGGATGATTTTTCTATAATTGTATGGCTAAATATGGTCTTAAAATTAACGTTTGTTCGAATCTATTCTAATGTCGTACTATCAAACTGTATAAGACGAGAAATTgtgtaaaattatcaactaattaAGCATGTGTGATTAGAAATATTAGATTTGGAAAATCCACCTTTGTAGCAAAGGAAGAATTAGTGCAGATAATATCTTTGGGAGATCATAATTAAGCAAGATTTTGATAATCTACCAATTTGTGTTCAAAATATTAGATAATTAAATAGATATCTAAAAATTAATTTCGAATTTAATACGactgagaaaaaaaaaagaaatcgaAAAGTCATTATCAAAGTGAAAAGTTTTAATGAGTACCATTTAACAATATCAAAAAGAGTTCAAGTAATAGTTTGCTTCAGAAACTATCTCATTCTtattatttcatatcaaattgCCCTTATTTTCTCTATTTGCACAATATAATTTTTCGATTGAGGGAATTCAATTAAACCCCCCGTATTGTCAGAACGGAACAATTTTCATCAGTCTCTACTTAATCCATGCATTACAAAGTTGATATGTTAGGTTGTGCTAGTTGAGA is a window from the Nicotiana tomentosiformis chromosome 10, ASM39032v3, whole genome shotgun sequence genome containing:
- the LOC104111901 gene encoding amino-acid permease BAT1 homolog isoform X2 — protein: MSLRVADGIVDPDHAHGVVDSDHARLHELGYKQELKRDLSMISNFAISFSIVSVLTGLNGLMGTGLNFGGPISYIYGWPIAGTFTMLIGLSMAEICSSYPTSGGLYYWSAKLAGPNWGPFASWITGWFNIVGQWALTTSIDFSLAQLVQVMILLSTGGLNGGGYMISKYIVMALHGVFLLIHAILNSLPISMLSFLGQIGAACNFFGCFLMIVIPAVATERASLEFVFTNFNTENQDGINNYFYIFVLGLLMSQYTLTGYDASAYMSEETKDADKNGPQGIVSAIGIAVIAGWAYVLGITFAVRDIPNLLSENNDSGGHAIAQIYYEAFMSRYGSGVGAVICLGIAGLAVFFAGMSSLTSNSRIAYAFSRDGAMPFSSQLQKVNKQDVPINAVWMSALVAFCMALTVKLNNRSSHSTLTRHNCLELVKLKKEVQVVEVSMFLEVVR
- the LOC104111901 gene encoding amino-acid permease BAT1 homolog isoform X3, which codes for MSLRVADGIVDPDHAHGVVDSDHARLHELGYKQELKRDLSMISNFAISFSIVSVLTGLNGLMGTGLNFGGPISYIYGWPIAGTFTMLIGLSMAEICSSYPTSGGLYYWSAKLAGPNWGPFASWITGWFNIVGQWALTTSIDFSLAQLVQVMILLSTGGLNGGGYMISKYIVMALHGVFLLIHAILNSLPISMLSFLGQIGAACNFFGCFLMIVIPAVATERASLEFVFTNFNTENQDGINNYFYIFVLGLLMSQYTLTGYDASAYMSEETKDADKNGPQGIVSAIGIAVIAGWAYVLGITFAVRDIPNLLSENNDSGGHAIAQIYYEAFMSRYGSGVGAVICLGIAGLAVFFAGMSSLTSNSRIAYAFSRDGAMPFSSQLQKVNKQDVPINAVWMSALVAFCMALTVKLNNRSSHSTLTRHNCLELVKLKKEVQVVEVCL
- the LOC104111901 gene encoding amino-acid permease BAT1 homolog isoform X1; protein product: MSLRVADGIVDPDHAHGVVDSDHARLHELGYKQELKRDLSMISNFAISFSIVSVLTGLNGLMGTGLNFGGPISYIYGWPIAGTFTMLIGLSMAEICSSYPTSGGLYYWSAKLAGPNWGPFASWITGWFNIVGQWALTTSIDFSLAQLVQVMILLSTGGLNGGGYMISKYIVMALHGVFLLIHAILNSLPISMLSFLGQIGAACNFFGCFLMIVIPAVATERASLEFVFTNFNTENQDGINNYFYIFVLGLLMSQYTLTGYDASAYMSEETKDADKNGPQGIVSAIGIAVIAGWAYVLGITFAVRDIPNLLSENNDSGGHAIAQIYYEAFMSRYGSGVGAVICLGIAGLAVFFAGMSSLTSNSRIAYAFSRDGAMPFSSQLQKVNKQDVPINAVWMSALVAFCMALTSLGSLVAFQAMTSIATIGLYVAYAIPILLRLTLGRKTFTRGRFNLGRYGTIVGWISVLWVALISVLFSLPVSYPITDQTLNYTPVAVGGVLILVVLTWIFSGRHWFKGPIKNIDDSSKEEA
- the LOC104111902 gene encoding two-component response regulator ARR12-like; translated protein: MVDVKMPEMECFEFINCTQLIKDIPIILMSSNVKREMVEQAVAQGVCFFFMKPISAKKLKNIWQHVYRHQKKASQKLENNKANNQVEVMDYTSFANKKMQDTKGKSIVNSAEGSKGKRITDEETQVKNGDSEEEDRSLVSEKAMEKRRRLHWTPDLEKKFKKAVRKLGQKGMFIKT